CCGTCGATAGCGAGGTTACCGTACAGAACAGCGAGGCCGCCGTCCTTGGTGTAGGCATGTTCGCCATCGCGGATAGCGCCGTTTGCGCGGTCGAGATCGTGATCCGGATACATGAAGTTCTGCGAGAAGGCTTCGATATTGTACTTGCGGCCCGGACCTGCGAGGTAGCGCTGCTTGGCTTCGGCGCTCGGGTTACGCTTGAGGTCGTTCACTTCGAGAGCTTCGCCCATGGAGGCTGCGTGAACGGTCTTTGCATTCTTGTGGATGAGGCCCATACGGTCGAGTTCACCGAGGATACCCATGATGCCGCCAGCGCGGTTCACGTTTTCCACGTGAATGTTGTGGACGGTCGGGGCGACCTTGCAGATGCACGGCGTGTTGCGGGAGAGGCGGTCGATGTCCTTCATGGTGAAGTCGACGCCAGCTTCCTGTGCGACGGCGAGCAAGTGGAGCACGGTGTTGGAGGAACCGCCCATGGCGATGTCGAGGCGCATGGCGTTTTCGAAGGCGTCCTTCGTAGCGATGCTGCGCGGGAGGATGCTTTCGTCGTTCAAATCGTAATACTGGTGGCAGAGTTCCACGATGCGCTTACCGGCGGCTTCGAAGAGCTTCTTACGTTCGGCGTGCGTTGCAACGATGGTGCCGTTACCCGGGAGGCTAAGGCCCAAAGCTTCGGTAAGGGAGTTCATGGAGTTTGCGGTGAACATGCCGGAGCAGGAACCGCAAGTCGGGCAAGCGTTCGCTTCGATGGCTGCCACTTCTTCGTCGCTGATGGTGTTGTCGGCAGAATCGATCATGGCGTCGATCAAGTCAAGAGCGCGGTCCTTGCCGTCCTTCGTGGTGACGTGGCCAGCTTCCATCGGGCCGCCAGAAACGAAGATTGCCGGAATGTTGAGACGCATGGCAGCCATGAGCATACCCGGAGTCACCTTGTCGCAGTTAGAAATGCAAACGAGGGCGTCGGCACGGTGGGCGTTAGCCATGTATTCGGTGGAGTCGGCGATGAGGTCGCGAGAGGGCAAGCTGTAGAGCATGCCGTCGTGGCCCATGGCGATACCGTCATCAACGGCGATGGTGTTCATTTCCTTGGCGACACCACCGGCTGCTTCGATCGCGCGGGCCACAACCTGGCCCAAGTCTTTCAGGTGAACGTGGCCCGGAACAAACTGGGTGTAACTGTTCACCACGCAAATCACGGGCTTACCAAAGTCTTCCACCTTGGTTCCAGTTGCGTGCCACAGGGCGCGTGCACCGGCCATTTCGCGGCCTTCCATAGTCTTGAGCGAACGAAGTTTCGGCATAATAATCCTCTTTTTGTGTCTTTAAAATCTGCGGCGTT
Above is a genomic segment from Fibrobacter sp. UWB5 containing:
- the ilvD gene encoding dihydroxy-acid dehydratase, whose protein sequence is MPKLRSLKTMEGREMAGARALWHATGTKVEDFGKPVICVVNSYTQFVPGHVHLKDLGQVVARAIEAAGGVAKEMNTIAVDDGIAMGHDGMLYSLPSRDLIADSTEYMANAHRADALVCISNCDKVTPGMLMAAMRLNIPAIFVSGGPMEAGHVTTKDGKDRALDLIDAMIDSADNTISDEEVAAIEANACPTCGSCSGMFTANSMNSLTEALGLSLPGNGTIVATHAERKKLFEAAGKRIVELCHQYYDLNDESILPRSIATKDAFENAMRLDIAMGGSSNTVLHLLAVAQEAGVDFTMKDIDRLSRNTPCICKVAPTVHNIHVENVNRAGGIMGILGELDRMGLIHKNAKTVHAASMGEALEVNDLKRNPSAEAKQRYLAGPGRKYNIEAFSQNFMYPDHDLDRANGAIRDGEHAYTKDGGLAVLYGNLAIDGCIVKTAGVDESIWKFTGPAIVFESQEEAVEGILGNKVKAGDVVVIRYEGPKGGPGMQEMLYPTSYLKSRHLGKSCALLTDGRFSGGTSGLSIGHASPEAANKGNIGLVHTGDVIEIDIPNRTINVELTDAELDARRKEMESRGAKAWKPETRNRVVSKALQAYAAMASSADKGAVRDLSLIGVK